A genomic region of Oncorhynchus mykiss isolate Arlee chromosome 2, USDA_OmykA_1.1, whole genome shotgun sequence contains the following coding sequences:
- the LOC110538727 gene encoding RNA-binding protein 42 translates to MAMKSGEERLKEMEAEMALFEQEVLGGQVAMTAGDPVVMELLPMGVPMTVPMIRPIIGTNTYRQVQQTLDARAATFVGPPPPAFVGPAITPGVRPPAMMRPAFMPHILQRPGPRMPVMSGPPPQGMMAPPLPRPPPPPPMMMAPPMQGPPQHPQHPMDPMGHMSSVGPPVGSTHGTPMGHSMVSAPSRSVTQAPPKLTPSIISAAPTVYTAPSGPKIPDIHAQRKARMEELAASVAEQQAAVMAAGLLEAKKEASLAASDDNVIGPSMPEPEPIHTEPADSTTEEKKKGKQEKAKKCIRTAAGTSWEDQSLLEWDSDDFRIFCGDLGNEVNDDILARAFSRYPSYLKAKVVRDKRTGKTKGYGFVSFKDPNDYVRAMREMNGKYVGSRPIKLRKSMWKDRNMEVVRKKQKEKKKLGLR, encoded by the exons ATGGCGATGAAATCAGGAGAGGAGCGGTTGAAGGAGATGGAGGCTGAAATGGCTCT GTTTGAGCAGGAGGTCCTGGGGGGTCAAGTGGCAATGACTGCAGGAGACCCTGTAGTGATGGAGTTGCTCCCAATGGGTGTTCCTATGACTGTTCCTATGATCCGACCCATCATCGGCACCAACACCTACCGACAG gtTCAGCAAACTTTGGATGCAAGGGCTGCCACTTTCGTGGGACCTCCACCCCCTGCATTTGTAGGCCCAG CTATAACCCCAGGTGTCAGACCACCGGCAATGATGAGACCAGCGTTTATGCCGCACATCCTGCAGAGACCAG GTCCGAGGATGCCTGTGATGAGTGGTCCCCCTCCACAGGGTATGATGGCTCCCCCACTGCCACGCCCCCCTCCTCCCCCGCCCATGATGATGGCACCCCCCATGCAAGGACCCCCTCAGCATCCTCAGCATCCCATGGACCCAATGGGGCATATGAGCTCAGTAGGACCTCCG GTGGGATCGACCCATGGTACACCCATGGGACACTCCATGGTGTCTGCACCCTCCAGGTCTGTGACCCAGGCCCCTCCCAAGCTCACCCCCTCGATCATCTCTGCAGCCCCCACTGTCTACACGGCTCCCTCCGGACCCAAGATACCAGACATCCATGCCCAGAGAAAGGCTCGCATG GAGGAGCTGGCAGCGTCTGTAGCAGAGCAGCAGGCAGCGGTGATGGCCGCCGGACTGCTGGAGGCTAAGAAGGAGGCCAGCCTAGCCGCCTCAGATGACAACGTTATCGGACCCAGCATGCCAGAGCCCGAGCCCATCCACACTGAG CCAGCGGATAGCACaacagaggagaagaagaagggtaAGCAAGAGAAGGCGAAGAAGTGTATCCGTACAGCCGCAGGCACCAGCTGGGAGGACCAGAGTCTACTGGAGTGGGACTCAG ATGATTTCAGAATCTTCTGTGGAGACCTTGGCAATGAGGTGAACGACGACATCCTGGCAAGGGCATTCAGCCGCTACCCCTCCTACCTGAAAGCCAAGGTGGTGCGGGACAAACGCACAGGCAAGACCAAGGGCTACGGCTTTGTCAGCTTCAAGGACCCCAATGACTACGTCCGAGCCATGAGGGAGATGAACG GGAAGTATGTCGGCAGCAGACCCATCAAACTGAGAAAGAGCATGTGGAAGGACAGGAACATGGAAGTTGTACGcaagaaacagaaggagaaaaaGAAACTGGGACTGAGATAG